In the Colletotrichum higginsianum IMI 349063 chromosome 7 map unlocalized unitig_7, whole genome shotgun sequence genome, one interval contains:
- a CDS encoding ThiF family protein, which produces MDPTAKAGAAAAAATAPEATAPTPPATTTTAAAAPPPEQQQQPTQAQTSTVPVAQPPAQTTQQRQQQQQQQRPPAVRPRDRFYQQSLGGSLNATVKKHSFNDGVRSIRALWIDAEMASPLLKDSMELTAITQARVLMVGAGGIGCELLKNIVLTGYGEIHVVDLDTIDLSNLNRQFLFRREHIKKSKALVWSLALRCHVAKDAAQPFNPKVKIVAHHANIKDSQFSVKWFRDFNIVFNALDNLEARRHVNRMCLAADVPLIESGTTGFNGNVQVIKKGITACYDCTTKETPKSFPVCTIRSTPSQPIHCIVWGKSYLLNEIFGTSEDESAFDNSADAENAQEIEELKKEAAALRAIRESLGTEAFPQLLFDKVFNTDIVRLASMEDMWKSRRKPEALDYKALSDQSKDALASKEDILKDGQNVWTLEQNFAVFVDSLDRLSKRMQELKKAHQDASDPGPIITFDKDDEDTLDFVTASANIRSTIFGIERKSRFDIKQMAGNIIPAIATTNAIVAGLVYQTSVFVDLSRATLKDLVEDFVRLELGYGDKEFAVNNDAGPLYDPDETENLPKKLSDLGINEDTFLTVIDEDDEEPFVNVVISILESKESLGDKPVKGLIADQKPMIPRKPKKETLVESNGTSEQNGKPTVDAEGESANLKRSRSDDGDGPSEAKKVKVATTSSDDVVIVDDSTGGAIVIDDD; this is translated from the exons ATGGATCCCACTGCTAAAGCAggcgctgctgcagctgccgcAACCGCGCCAGAGGCGACCGCGCCGACACCACccgcgacgacaacgacggccgccgccgcaccaccaccagagcaacagcaacaacccACGCAGGCGCAAACCTCCACGGTCCCAGTTGCGCAGCCACCCGCGCAAACAacgcagcagcggcagcagcagcagcagcagcaaagaCCTCCTGCCGTCCGGCCGCGTGACCGGTTCTATCAGCAGTCACTCGGTGGATCGCTAAATGCCACTGTCAAGAAG CACTCATTCAACGACGGCGTCCGTTCAATTCGCGCCCTCTGGATCGACGCGGAAATGGCGTCGCCTTTACTTAAGGATTCAATGGAGCTAACCGCAATCACACAGGCACGCGTTTTGATggtcggcgctggcggtATCGGATGCGAACTACTCAAAAATATTGTGCTCACTGGCTATGGCGAAATCCAcgtcgtcgatctcgatACAATCGATCTGAGCAACCTCAACCGACAATTCCTCTTCCGACGCGAGCACATCAAGAAGTCTAAGGCTCTGGTATGGTCCCTGGCGCTGCGATGCCAT GTGGCCAAGGACGCAGCACAGCCCTTCAACCCCAAGGTCAAGATCGTTGCGCACCACGCGAACATAAAGGATTCCCAGTTCAGTGTGAAATGGTTCCGGGACTTTAACATCGTTTTCAATGCACTGGACAACCTCGAGGCCAGACGGCACGTCAACAGAATGTGCCTGGCTGCGGATGTCCCCCTGATCGAGAGCGGCACGACTGGGTTCAACGGCAATGTTCAGGTCATCAAGAAGGGAATTACCGCATGCTACGACTGCACCACTAAGGAGACGCCCAAGTCCTTCCCGGTCTGCACCATCCGAAGCACGCCGAGTCAGCCCATCCACTGTATTGTCTGGGGCAAGAGCTACCTGCTTAACGAGATTTTCGGAACGAGCGAAGACGAGTCCGCGTTCGACAACTCAGCCGATGCCGAGAATGCCCAAGAGATTGAGGAActgaagaaggaggccgccgccctcaGAGCGATTCGCGAATCACTGGGCACCGAAGCCTTTCCTCAGCTTCTATTCGACAAGGTATTCAACACGGACATCGTGCGATTGGCGTCTATGGAGGACATGTGGAAGTCCAGACGCAAGCCGGAGGCCCTCGACTACAAGGCCCTTTCGGACCAGTCGAAGGACGCCCTTGCCTCGAAGGAGGATATTCTCAAGGACGGACAGAACGTGTGGACACTGGAGCAGAATTTCGCAGTTTTCGTCGACAGCCTGGATCGGTTGAGCAAGCGCATGCaggagctgaagaaggcTCATCAAGACGCATCCGATCCGGGTCCTATAATCACATTCGATaaggatgacgaggacaCGTTGGATTTCGTAACGGCCAGTGCCAATATTCGATCAACCATATTCGGCATCGAGCGCAAGTCTCGTTTCGATATCAAGCAGATGGCTGGCAACATCATCCCAGCCATTGCGACGACCAATGCAATTGTTGCGGGACT CGTATATCAGACGAGCGTATTCGTCGACCTGTCTAGAGCCACGCTCAAGGATCTTGTCGAAGACTTTGTTCGTCTGGAGCTTGGGTACGGCGATAAGGAGTTCGCCGTGAATAACGACGCAGGTCCGCTTTACGACCCAGATGAGACGGAAAACCTGCCCAAAAAGCTCAGCGACCTTGGCATCAACGAAGATACCTTCCTCACCGTTAtcgatgaggacgatgaagAGCCCTTTGTCAATGTCGTCATCAGCATCCTGGAATC CAAGGAGTCCTTAGGAGACAAGCCTGTCAAGGGCTTGATTGCGGATCAGAAACCCATGATCCCTCGCaagcccaagaaggagaCCCTAGTGGAGTCGAATGGTACAAGCGAGCAGAATGGCAAGCCTACTGTCGACGCTGAAGGAGAATCGGCAAACCTCAAGCGGTCTCGgtcggacgacggcgatgggcCAAGTGAAGCGAAGAAGGTCAAGGTTGCCACGACAAGCAGCGACGACGTGGTCATTGTGGATGATTCGACAGGTGGAGCAatcgtcatcgacgacgactga
- a CDS encoding Short-chain dehydrogenase translates to MAALLPLRARHCLITGAYGGIGAAIATRFAAEGALVTLLGRKEDKLRDLCARLPPFPDSRLAPLSAATATSSPHVREDKPAHSYAVMDVSADGRDDAVLDGTCPIHSQQRTGQIDVLVNAAGIAQFQLLQNTSSQTARELVDTNLMGTIFMSRYMAQRMKRRRADRDVLLTMSFHLQACIINIASLLAEKGSPGTSVYAASKAGIIGFTHALSVELGPQRIRANAIVPGYIETNMLASMSREPLEKRIPLGRLGRPDEVADAAVFLAQNTYANNCILNLDGGLSAV, encoded by the exons atggccgccctccttcccctccgTGCCCGCCACTGCCTCATTACCGGCGCATACGGCGGTATCGGGGCAGCCATCGCTACCcgcttcgccgccgagggcgccctCGTCACCCTCCTCGGTCGCAAGGAGGACAAGCTGCGCGATCTCTGCGCCCGTCTGCCACCCTTTCCTGACTCCCGCCTTGCCCCTCTgtccgccgccaccgctaCATCTTCGCCTCACGTGCGCGAGGATAAGCCCGCCCACTCCTACGCCGTCATGGACGtctccgccgacggccgcgacgacgccgtcttgGATG GGACGTGCCCCATCCACTCGCAGCAACGTACGGGCCAAATAGACGTCCTAGTCAACGCGGCGGGTATTGCGCAATTCCAACTGTTGCAAAACACCTCCTCGCAAACCGCGAGGGAGCTCGTGGACACTAACCTCATGGGCACAATCTTCATGTCGAGATACATGGCCCAGCGCATGAAGCGTAGGCGCGCAGACAGGGATG TCCTGCTGACTATGTCGTTCCACTTACAAGCTTGCATTATCAACATTGCGAGTCTGCTGGCCGAAAAGGGTAGTCCTGGCACCAGTGTCTACGCAGCTTCGAAGGCCGGGATTATTG GCTTCACCCATGCCCTTTCTGTCGAGCTGGGACCGCAACGCATCAGGGCCAATGCCATCGTCCCTGGCTACATAGAAACCAACATGCTTGCTT CAATGTCGAGGGAACCCCTCGAAAAGCGAATTCCCCTTGGGCGTTTGGGCCGGCccgacgaggtggccgaCGCTGCCGTCTTTCTTGCCCAAAACACTTATGCCAACAACTGCATCCTGAATCTGGACGGCGGGCTAAGTGCTGTCTGA
- a CDS encoding septin: protein MAQPQTIFPQTHVGFDSITSQIEKKLLKRGFQFNVICVGQTGLGKSTLINTIFASHLIDSKGRMLPDEAVRSTTEIQAVSHMIEENGVRLRLNIVDTPGYGDLVNNDRCWDPIVKYIKDQHSAYLRKELTAQRERYIQDTRIHCCLFFIQPSGHSLKPIDIVVLKKLSDVVNVVPVIAKSDTLTLEERLEFKERIKEEFAFHNLKMYPYDNDEFDDEERNLNTQIKDLVPFAVVGSEKSIIVNGKQVRGRQNRWGVINVEDENHCEFIYLRNFLLRTHLQDLIETTSQIHYETFRAKQLLALKESSAHGGGSRPISPAADRELSRNSQRMTMNGY, encoded by the exons ATGGCGCAGCCTCAGACTATCTTCCCCCAGACCCATGTCGGTTTCGACAGCATCACCTCCCAGATTGAGAAGAAGCTCCTGAAGAGAGGCTTCCAGTTCAACGTCATTTGTGTCG GCCAGACAGGTTTGGGCAAGTCTACCTTGATCAACACCATTTTCGCCTCCCACCTTATCGACTCCAAGGGTCGCATGCTCCCTGACGAGGCCGTCCGTTCGACCACCGAGATCCAGGCCGTCTCCCACATGATTGAGGAGAACGGCGTCCGTCTGCGCCTCAACATTGTCGACACTCCAGGGTACGGGGACCTGGTGAACAACGACCGTTGCTGGGATCCCATCGTCAAGTACATCAAGGACCAACACTCCGCTTACTTGCGAAAGGAGCTCACTGCTCAACGAGAGCGCTACATTCAAGACACCCGCATTCACTGCTGCCTCTTTTTCATCCAGCCCTCAGGCCACTCCCTGAAGCCCATCGATATTGTCGTGCTGAAGAAGCTGTCTGACGTTGTCAACGTTGTTCCCGTCATTGCCAAGTCCGACACCTTGACCCTCGAGGAGCGTCTGGAGTTCAAGGAGCGTATCAAGGAGGAATTTGCCTTCCACAACCTCAAGATGTATCCCTACGACAACGACGAatttgacgacgaggagcgcaACCTGAACACCCAGATCAAG GACTTGGTTCCCTTCGCCGTCGTTGGCTCCGAGAAgtccatcatcgtcaacggcaagCAGGTTCGCGGTCGCCAGAACCGCTGGGGTGTCAtcaacgtcgaggacgagaaccACTGCGAATTCATCTACCTGAGAAacttcctcctccgcacCCACCTTCAGGATCTCATCGAGACGACGTCGCAGATTCACTACGAGACGTTCCGTGCCAAGCAGCTCTTGGCGCTCAAGGAGAGCAGCGCACACGGTGGGGGTAGCAGACCCATCAGCCCTGCTGCTGACCGCGAGCTCAGCCGGAACTCGCAACGAATGACCATGAACGGATACTAG
- a CDS encoding DNA polymerase delta, translating into MPTTRRSTGGARARSGPTQGQSTISFSHRVSKPVPKDQKKATLTSAVGRADIGKPVQKAEEETDEIHLDKPATPEIEEAKVEEDVPEKSESLVRAEKVNDAQINKYWRSVEAQRIAPRVHQGDVSLAEKVLRYFDVSSQYGPCIGLQRMKRWQRAERLGLNPPIEVLAVLLKEEEKGNSLERAHMDELMSSTVTGPA; encoded by the exons ATGCCCACTACCAGAAGATCAACTGGAGGAGCCCGAGCCAGATCTGGCCCGACTCAGGGCCAGTCGACCATCAGCTTTTCTCACAGAGTGTCCAAGCCCGTACCCAAGGATCAGAAGAAGGCCACCCTTACTTCCGCTGTCGGTAGGGCAGACATCGGCAAGCCAGTCCAGAAGGCGGAAGAAGAGACCGACGAGATCCACCTCGACAAGCCTGCGACTCCTgagatcgaggaggccaaggtTGAGGAGGACGTTCCCGAGAAGTCGGAGTCTTTAGTCAGGGCCGAGAAAGTCAATGACGCCCAGATCAACAAGTACTGGAGATCGGTCGAGGCCCAGCGCATCGCACCGAGGGTTCATCAGGGTGACGTGAGTTTGGCAGAGAAGGTGCTGCGGTACTTTGATGTCAGCTCGCAGTATGGT CCTTGCATTGGTCTGCAGCGCATGAAGCGTTGGCAGCGGGCTGAGAGACTGGGCCTCAACCCACCCATAGAGGTCCTTGCCGTGTTgctcaaggaggaggagaagggaaacTCTCTCGAGCGGGCACACATGGATGAACTCATGAGCTCGACGGTAACGGGACCTGCTTGA
- a CDS encoding 1,3-beta-glucanosyltransferase, which produces MLVQTALVALSATLAAAVKPLTVKGNAFVNDAGEKFQIVGVDYQIGGSAAYDPVHNRDPLSNGDVCLRDAALLQRLGANAIRVYNLDPNLNHDACASIFNAAGMYMILDVNSPLPGESLTSVEPWTSYYAAYLNRTFAIVESFKSYPNTLAFFSGNEVMNDVKTAEFVPQYLRAVTRDLKNYVSKHADRPIPVGYSAADVREILVDSWNFLQCAENGDEKDPSRIDLFGLNSYSWCGDSDFKKSTYDQLVSDLKESSVPIFFSEFGCNQVTPRVFTEIGAIYGPDMKDLFSGGLVYEYSQEDNNFGIVKVNDDKSVELLIDYTNLATQYKKVDFKSLQAEKAPANSPKPPKCESSLIKEKGFNNNFTLPDVPPGAQELIDNGIKNKPSGKIISISDWTVKHKVYDVGGKTEITGLAVSPLADSDANTPGTNTGGSTAPAASSTSTPTGTGTASSSTPSTSNNPAVPLRPKVAAMAAPLLALLFL; this is translated from the exons ATGCTT GTTCAAACTGCCCTCGTCGCATTGAGTGCGACCCTggctgccgccgtcaagCCCCTCACTGTCAAGGGCAATGCCTTTGTCAACGATGCTGGCGAAAAGTTCCAGATCGTCGGTGTCGATTACCAGATCGGCGGAAGCGCTGCCTATGACCCCGTCCACAACCGCGACCCTCTCAGCAACGGCGATGTCTGCTTGCGAGACGCTGCCCTGCTAcagcgcctcggcgccaaCGCCATCCGGGTCTACAACCTCGACCCCAACCTGAACCACGATGCTTGCGCCTCCATCTTCAACGCCGCTGGCATGTACATGATCCTCGACGTCAACTCGCCCCTGCCCGGCGAGAGTCTCACCAGCGTGGAGCCCTGGACCAGCTACTACGCTGCCTACCTGAACCGCACCTTCGCCATTGTCGAATCCTTCAAGAGCTACCCCAACACACTAGCTTTTTTCTCTGGCAACGAGGTCATGAACGATgtcaagacggccgagttCGTTCCTCAGTATCTGCGCGCCGTCACTCGCGATCTGAAGAACTACGTCTCCAAGCATGCCGACCGCCCCATTCCTGTTGGGTACTCGGCCGCTGACGTCCGCGAGATCCTTGTCGATTCCTGGAACTTCCTGCAGTGTGCTGAGAacggcgacgagaaggaTCCTAGCCGTATCGACCTCTTTGGTCTCAACTCGTACTCTTGGTGCGGCGACTCTGACTTCAAGAAGTCCACCTACGACCAGCTCGTCTCAGACCTGAAGGAGTCTTCCGTTCCTATTTTCTTCTCCGAGTTTGGCTGCAACCAAGTCACACCTCGTGTTTTCACTGAGATTGGCGCCATCTACGGCCCCGACATGAAGGATCTCTTCTCGGGCGGCCTCGTCTACGAATACAGCCAGGAGGACAACAACTTTGGCATCGTCAAGGTCAACGACGACAAGTCTGTCGAGCTGCTGATCGACTATACAAACCTCGCCACCCAGTACAAGAAGGTCGACTTCAAGTCTCtccaggccgagaaggcgcCCGCCAACTCCCCCAAGCCTCCCAAGTGCGAATCGTCCCTGATTAAGGAGAAGGGCTTTAACAACAACTTCACTCTGCCGGATGTTCCCCCCGGAGCCCAGGAGCTGATCGACAACGGCATTAAGAACAAGCCTTCCGGCAAGatcatctccatctccgaCTGGACCGTCAAGCACAAGGTCTACGACGTTGGCGGCAAGACAGAGATCACTGGCCTCGCCGTTTCGCCACTCGCCGACTCTGACGCCAACACTCCCGGCACCAACACAGGCGGCTCGACTGCTCCCGCCGCCAGTAGCACTTCCACTCCTACCGGTACTGGCActgcctcttcttccaccccgtcgacgagcaACAACCCTGCAGTTCCGTTGCGCCCCAAAGTCGCTGCCATGGCCGCGCCTCTGCTTGCTCTCCTTTTTTTGTAA
- a CDS encoding Guanylate kinase — MLPRLRPFAQAFSRQRPLTKSSFQTQTSRFAHTMAPVVLPSDRRPIVISGPSGVGKGTLYKLLFERHPDTFALSVSHTTRGPRPGESDGVDYHFVTREAFDDLVARDGFVEHAVFGSNAYGTSKATIEEQSAKGKVVVLDIEMEGVKQIKQSNFPARYVFIAPPSEDELEKRLRGRGTEKEESIQKRLAQAKLELEFSKTPGVHDLIIVNDDLEKAYKTLEDFVYKSS, encoded by the exons ATGCTGCCCCGCCTCCGACCGTTCGCCCAGGCCTTCTCACGACAACGTCCCTTGACCAAGTCCTCCTTCCAGACCCAAACATCTCGTTTCGCGCACACAATGGCACCAG TCGTCCTCCCCTCCGACCGCCGGCCGATCGTCATCTCCGGTCCCTCGGGCGTCGGTAAGGGCACCCTCTACAAGCTTCTCTTCGAGCGCCACCCGGACACCTTTGCCCTCTCCGTTTCCCACACCACCCGCGGGCCCCGCCCGGGCGAgagcgacggcgtcgactaCCACTTCGTCACACGCGAGGCCTTTGACgatctcgtcgcccgcgacggcttcgtcgagcacGCCGTGTTCGGCAGCAACGCCTACGGCACCTCCAAGGCCACCATCGAGGAACAGTCcgccaagggcaaggtcgtcgtcctcgataTTGAGATGGAA GGCGTCAAGCAGATCAAGCAATCAAACTTCCCTGCCCGCTATGTCTTCATCGCGCCACCCTCCGAAGATGAGCTCGAGAAGCGCCtccgcggccgcggcaccGAAAAGGAGGAGAGCATCCAAAAGCGCCTCGCCCAGGCCAAGCTTGAGCTCGAGTTTTCAAAGACCCCCGGCGTTCACgacctcatcatcgtcaacgacgacctcgagaaggccTACAAGACCCTCGAAGACTTTGTCTACAAGTCTTCCTAA
- a CDS encoding ribosomal L32p family protein — translation MAAIAMGAQPLRMASLLPRISAPAFTQTSRIFSLYTRQVTSSFLPALSFALPAFNLNVPAWLGGIWESILRAVPKKKTSHSKKRHRQMAGKALKDVKSLCKCPGCGQIKRQHIVCPHCLSKIKDLWRDENPSGKFI, via the exons atggccgccatcgccatggGTGCGCAGCCCTTGCGCATGGCCTCACTCCTTCCCCGAATCTCAGCGCCAGCTTTCACACAAACTTCAAGGATATTCTCCCTGTACACGCGCCAGGTCACCAGCTCGTTCCTTCCGGCGCTGTCCTTCGCGCTGCCGGCATTCAATCTCAACGTCCCCGCCTGGCTTGGCGGCATCTGGGAGTCCATCCTGAGGGCAgtgcccaagaagaagacgtcgCACTCGAAGAAGAGACACAGGCAGATGGCCGGAAAGGCTCTTAAGGACGTTAAGTCTCTGTGCAAGTGTCCAGGCTGCGGCCAGATCAAGAGGCAGCATATCGTGTGCCCGCACTGCTTGAGCA AAATCAAGGATCTTTGGAGAGATGAGAACCCCTCGGGAAAATTCATTTAA
- a CDS encoding PAP2 superfamily protein translates to MPYDRNPRQRLMKSHINGAAPAPKSDPERRDATASNPTATDPAAIAEAPAPPLITVKSPSDAPDAGLRSLDHYKRALPSWRYRLRQWMLPLIRWETPYLAYLQDTMRTPWLDSYFAITANLGTHTFFMIGLPMLFWCGYASFGKGVIHILAEGVFFTGFIKDFFSLPRPLSPPLHRITMSGSAALEYGFPSTHSANAVSVAVYGVLLLRSPDNTLPESTKNLLEGLSYFYAVSIVLGRLYCGMHGFIDVVVGSILGAAISLVEFHYGPPLDAYMHGSSWWAPVIAALVIIVLVRIHPEPADDCPCFDDSVAFAGVVIGLEIGTWMYGRTSIDSFGGSAHTVQSLDLGALGWHIVLARVFFGVFVIFVWREVMKPTMLRILPHLFRLLEKVEWNLPRRFFTPASKYKVIDLGSRMDNLIPSVRDFPRVVQSIRHPTTRGRSVSIGPQSAADAYETLAYRERRRRESIGSNGSIKSKGSSHELREKSGDWEGKGATSGIQGHHGNSLNDFERMMGTGSVLASPSEEKGEQDLTVGQQDEISEKEMFLRLIRPRVRYDVEVVTKLVVYTGIAWLGVGLIPMMFELVGLGSNHLRAA, encoded by the exons ATGCCTTACGACCGCAACCCTCGACAACGCCTGATGAAGAGCCATATCAATGGCGCCGCACCGGCGCCAAAGTCCGACCCGGAGCGCCGCGACGCTACCGCATCGAACCCTACAGCCACCGACCCAGCTGCAATCGCCGAGGCCCCCGCCCCGCCTCTCATCACGGTCAAGAGCCCCAGCGACGCGCCCGACGCGGGGCTGAGAAGTCTCGATCATT ATAAGAGAGCGCTGCCGTCATGGCGATACCGACTGCGACAGTGGATGCTGCCACTGATCCGATGGGAGACCCCCTACCTTGCTTACTTGCAGGACACGATGCGCACACCGTGGCTCGACAGCTACTTTGCCATCACGGCGAACCTCGGCACACATACGTTCTTCATGATCGGCCTACCTATGCTCTTCTGGTGCGGCTACGCTTCCTTCGGCAAAGG TGTCATCCATATCCTTGCCGAGGGCGTCTTCTTCACTGGCTTCATCAAGGACTTCTTCTCGCTGCCACGACcgctctcccctcccttgcACCGAATCACCATGTCCGGCTCCGCTGCCCTGGAATATGGCTTTCCGTCGACCCATAGCGCCAACGCCGTATCAGTCGCTGTGTACGGCGTGCTGCTCCTGCGCAGCCCTGACAACACCCTGCCGGAATCGACCAAGAACCTCCTTGAGGGACTGTCATACTTCTATGCGGTCTCCATCGTGCTGGGTCGTCTGTACTGCGGCATGCACGGCttcatcgacgtcgtcgtgggATCTATTTTgggcgccgccatctcgcTCGTCGAGTTTCATTACGGCCCTCCTTTGGATGCGTATATGCACGGCAGCTCGTGGTGGGCGCCTGTTATCGCCGCTCTTGTCATTATCGTCCTCGTCAGGATTCACCCGGAACCCGCAGATGACTGCCCTTGCTTCGACGACAGCGTTGCTTTCGCTGGCGTCGTGATTGGCCTGGAAATCGGAACATGGATGTATGGGAGGACGTCAATCGATTCCTTTGGGGGATCCGCTCATACCGTCCAGtccctcgatctcggcgccctcggaTGGCACATTGTCCTGGCACGCGTCTTTTTTGGCGTCTTTGTCATTTTTGTGTGGCGGGAGGTTATGAAGCCGACCATGCTCAGGATCCTACCGCACCTTTTCCGTCTCTTGGAGAAGGTCGAGTGGAATCTTCCTCGTCGTTTCTTCACGCCGGCTTCAAAGTACAAGGTCATCGATCTAGGCTCGAGAATGGACAACCTCATTCCTTCGGTCAGGGACTTTCCCCGCGTAGTCCAGTCCATCCGCCATCCGACGACGCGTGGCCGTTCCGTGTCGATCGGGCCTCAGAGTGCCGCCGATGCGTATGAGACGCTGGCATACCGCGAGCGCCGGCGTCGGGAGAGCATCggcagcaacggcagcaTCAAGAGCAAGGGCAGTTCGCACGAGCTTCGGGAAAAGAGCGGTGActgggaggggaagggggcgaCATCCGGTATACAGGGCCATCATGGCAATTCGCTGAATGATTTTGAGCGTATGATGGGCACGGGCAGTGTATTGGCGAGCCCAAGCGAAGAAAAGGGGGAGCAGGACCTGACGGTCGGCCAACAAGACGAAATCAGCGAGAAGGAAATGTTCCTGCGACTGATCCGACCCAGAGTGCGTTACGACGTCGAGGTGGTGACCAAGCTGGTAGTTTATACAG GTATCGCATGGCTGGGCGTCGGCTTGATCCCTATGATGTTCGAGCTGGTCGGCCTCGGATCGAACCATCTCCGCGCTGCCTAA
- a CDS encoding WD repeat domain-containing protein, whose protein sequence is MSKQYLTTHTVDNAHVTDIFGLATTQRSILSASGSSTLHVHNTFDPTIPITQSIGGAHKLGCHHICTSRNGLVAASAGFAGEVKIWVVDKDTGEWNLHSEITNQAAKAGEVWAIALSEDGKFLAGTTYDGRVNVWDVGEEGTPKIREYETGSPGSGSFGMSVDLSRDGRYTASGHENGAVYVFNNDTGRLLFSLPGMTLGITMHDGLLIMSTGLVKSVRAVAFSPGNTRLAAAGDSSIIALYDIKNGEQVSNMTGHASWITSIDWNDSGEYLLSGAMDGKVKVWSVERGACVATHSETDKALWTVKWLPKTGKNESFCTAGAHRSISFYREATGA, encoded by the exons ATG TCGAAACAATATCTGACCACACACACTGTGGACAATG CCCACGTAACCGATATCTTCGGCCTGGCCACGACTCAGAGATCCATTCTGTCCGCGAGCGGATCGTCCACTCTCCACGTCCACAACACCTTTGACCCCACGATCCCTATCACGCAGTCCATCGGCGGTGCGCACAAGCTCGGCTGCCACCACATTTGCACTTCGCGCAATGGGCTTGTCGCTGCTAGCGCGGGGTTTGCAGGCGAAGTGAAGATCTGGGTCGTCGATAAGGACACGGGTGAGTGGAATCTGCACTCGGAGATCACGAACcaggcggccaaggcgggcgaggtgtGGGCCATTGCCCTCAGCGAGGATGGAAAGTTTCTTGCGGGAACGACCTACGACGGCCGTGTGAACGTTTGGGATGTCGGCGAAGAGGGAACGCCCAAAATCAGAGAGTATGAGACGGGCAGTCCAGGCTCAGGAAGCTTCGGCATGTCGGTCGATTTGAGCCGGGATGGGAGATACACCGCGAGTGGCCACGAGAACGGGGCTGTATACGTGTTCAACAACGACACCGGACGGTTGTTATTCTCGTTACCTGGTATGACTCTGGGTATCACCATGCATGATGGTTTGCTAATCATGTCCACAGGTCTGGTCAAGTCAGTCCGTGCCGTAGCATTCTCGCCCGGAAACACAAGACTCGCAGCTGCAGGAGACTCGTCTATCATTGCTCTCTACGACATCAAGAACGGCGAACAGGTCAGCAACATGACAGGCCATGCCTCTTGGATCACCTCGATCGACTGGAACGACAGCGGCGAATACCTACTCAGTGGTGCTATGgacggcaaggtcaaggtctGGTCCGTTGAGCGCGGCGCCTGTGTCGCGACGCACAGTGAGACGGACAAGGCACTGTGGACTGTCAAATGGCTCCCGAAAACCGGAAAGAACGAGTCGTTCTGTACGGCGGGCGCTCACAGAAGCATCTCGTTTTACAGAGAAGCTACTGGAGCATAG